The Salegentibacter mishustinae genome includes a window with the following:
- a CDS encoding GNAT family N-acetyltransferase, giving the protein MHIREATETDIPGILEVLKASLGETSSKKTEKVWRYKHIDNPFGESLVLVALEQDRIIGVRAFMRWKWQKGNRIYSAFRAVDTATHPKHQGKGIFKKLTLRALEIAKKQGDHFVFNTPNEQSKPGYLKMGWEEVDKLEIQLAPSNPLYWKFKAKRPNYKINKNSNIENLKALLISAHNRKVAGGMFTPKTPEYLSWRFDRNPLQQYHILHEDGYYIAGYVKQRSRLKEFRISERICSDKDSERKANKAIKNLAKKFGAQIISCQSGEIPLSPFALTANFGPWLTLKNVNLKKKDYDDYKQLRNWSYSIGDLELF; this is encoded by the coding sequence ATGCACATAAGGGAAGCCACAGAAACGGACATACCTGGAATCCTTGAGGTTTTAAAGGCTAGCCTTGGGGAAACTTCTTCTAAGAAAACTGAAAAGGTGTGGAGGTATAAGCATATTGATAATCCATTTGGTGAATCCCTGGTATTAGTAGCTTTAGAGCAGGATAGGATCATTGGAGTTCGCGCCTTTATGCGCTGGAAATGGCAAAAAGGAAATCGGATATATTCGGCTTTTCGAGCTGTTGATACCGCCACTCACCCAAAACACCAGGGTAAAGGTATATTCAAAAAATTAACGCTCCGGGCTTTGGAAATCGCGAAGAAACAGGGTGATCATTTTGTCTTCAATACTCCCAATGAACAAAGCAAACCCGGTTATTTGAAAATGGGCTGGGAAGAAGTGGACAAACTTGAGATTCAGTTAGCGCCATCTAATCCTCTTTATTGGAAGTTTAAAGCAAAGCGTCCCAATTATAAAATTAATAAAAATTCGAATATAGAGAATTTAAAAGCACTTCTCATTTCGGCCCATAACAGGAAGGTGGCCGGCGGGATGTTTACCCCCAAAACCCCGGAATACCTATCCTGGAGATTCGACCGAAATCCTCTACAACAATATCATATCCTTCATGAGGATGGCTACTATATAGCTGGCTACGTGAAGCAAAGAAGCAGGCTTAAAGAATTTAGAATATCAGAACGAATTTGTAGTGATAAAGATTCTGAAAGAAAAGCGAATAAAGCAATTAAAAACCTGGCTAAAAAATTTGGAGCTCAAATAATAAGCTGCCAATCTGGAGAAATTCCTTTGTCCCCATTTGCTTTAACAGCCAATTTTGGCCCCTGGCTTACCTTGAAAAATGTAAATTTGAAGAAGAAGGATTATGATGACTATAAGCAGCTTCGAAATTGGAGTTACAGTATAGGTGATTTAGAATTATTTTAA
- a CDS encoding glycosyltransferase, translating into MAKIKILHIIKSLGRGGAEMLLPETLKLHDKSKFEFHYIYFLPWKDQMRDAIIEAGGQVACFEAKNNTQLLLQAAKVIRYCKDHHIDLMHCHLPWAGFLGRWVHARTNIPMLYTEHNMQERYHKITKILNKYSFNQQSLALGVSEDVSNSIKNNINPAIPVKTLLNGVNTSSFVRKSREVPVRSEFEIPKDAIVFGNVAVFRFQKRLVEWLRVFAEIESKNSNVYGIIVGAGPLEHEIKEELKQLELEEKVFFPGLQTEVKPYFEAMDVFMMSSSFEGLPIALLEAMSMECAVVSTNAGGIKEVIRNNEDGLLCDVENWEELAGLCQILIDNPQKLNKFKMTARKRVVESFSLQRMVEELEGYYEEVGTKLQGDRVTR; encoded by the coding sequence ATGGCTAAAATAAAAATTCTTCATATTATAAAGTCGCTTGGACGAGGCGGTGCGGAAATGCTCCTACCGGAAACTTTAAAGCTGCATGATAAATCTAAATTTGAATTTCATTACATATATTTTCTTCCCTGGAAAGATCAGATGCGAGATGCCATAATAGAAGCAGGAGGGCAGGTAGCATGTTTTGAGGCAAAAAACAATACTCAACTCCTACTCCAGGCTGCGAAGGTAATCCGTTATTGTAAGGATCATCATATTGATTTGATGCATTGTCATTTACCCTGGGCCGGGTTTTTAGGTCGGTGGGTCCATGCCAGAACCAATATTCCCATGTTATATACAGAGCATAATATGCAGGAGCGCTATCATAAAATCACTAAGATTTTAAATAAATATAGTTTTAACCAACAAAGCCTGGCGCTGGGGGTTTCTGAAGATGTTTCTAATTCTATTAAAAATAATATAAATCCTGCTATTCCTGTTAAAACCCTTCTTAATGGCGTAAATACATCAAGCTTTGTTCGGAAATCGAGGGAGGTTCCGGTAAGAAGTGAATTTGAGATTCCCAAAGATGCTATTGTTTTTGGGAATGTTGCGGTATTTCGTTTTCAAAAAAGATTGGTAGAATGGCTTAGGGTTTTTGCTGAAATAGAAAGCAAAAATTCAAATGTCTATGGAATTATTGTGGGTGCCGGTCCTCTGGAACATGAAATTAAAGAAGAATTAAAACAATTAGAGCTGGAAGAAAAAGTGTTCTTTCCAGGTTTACAAACCGAGGTAAAACCTTATTTTGAGGCCATGGATGTTTTCATGATGAGTTCTTCTTTTGAGGGCTTACCAATAGCCCTGCTTGAAGCTATGAGTATGGAATGCGCAGTTGTTTCAACCAATGCCGGCGGGATTAAAGAGGTTATCCGCAATAATGAGGATGGCCTGCTTTGTGATGTGGAAAATTGGGAAGAATTGGCAGGTTTATGCCAAATATTGATAGATAACCCCCAGAAGCTCAATAAATTTAAGATGACTGCTCGAAAGCGAGTCGTGGAATCTTTTAGCTTGCAACGAATGGTAGAGGAGTTGGAAGGATATTATGAGGAGGTAGGAACGAAGTTGCAAGGGGATAGAGTGACCAGATGA
- a CDS encoding glycosyltransferase translates to MKKVFAVIVTYKRAEVLKDCLEALLIKSSYNLNHLHIIVNCNDNLTLELIEAFQLKYPGKITYEIFDNIGPAGGFYYGLKEFLASDSDFVWLMDDDIIPQPDCLQRLLEATSEEEKYISPRVINPQGEQVFGFGWWGVLLAKELVEKVGLPLKDFFYWGEDTEYLQNRMIRNYGVIPLKSNKAIVSHLHERNKNRPDWYYYYTIRNTVYYRRSIFPLNFKGFGILNKLFIGLIYRILIKETNKLTKIRLFILGLNHGMRGKLGKINRLH, encoded by the coding sequence ATGAAAAAGGTTTTTGCCGTTATTGTTACTTATAAGCGAGCAGAGGTTTTAAAAGACTGCCTGGAAGCGCTTTTAATTAAAAGTAGTTATAACCTAAACCATCTCCACATAATTGTTAATTGCAATGATAATTTAACCCTGGAACTTATAGAGGCTTTTCAATTGAAATACCCGGGGAAAATCACATACGAGATATTCGATAATATAGGACCCGCCGGTGGTTTTTATTATGGTCTGAAAGAATTCCTTGCCAGTGATTCTGATTTTGTCTGGCTTATGGACGACGATATAATACCGCAACCAGATTGCTTACAGCGGTTACTGGAAGCTACCTCTGAAGAAGAAAAATATATAAGTCCCAGGGTCATTAACCCTCAAGGAGAGCAGGTTTTTGGATTTGGTTGGTGGGGAGTGCTATTGGCAAAAGAACTTGTTGAAAAAGTCGGTCTGCCTTTAAAAGATTTCTTTTATTGGGGAGAGGATACAGAATATTTGCAAAATAGGATGATAAGAAATTATGGGGTAATTCCTTTAAAATCTAATAAGGCAATTGTGAGTCATTTGCATGAAAGAAATAAAAATAGACCGGACTGGTATTATTACTATACCATTCGAAATACCGTTTATTATCGCAGGAGTATTTTTCCACTTAATTTTAAAGGGTTCGGTATCTTAAATAAATTATTTATTGGCCTGATCTATAGAATTCTAATAAAAGAAACTAATAAGTTGACCAAAATCAGGTTGTTTATTTTGGGTTTAAATCATGGGATGCGGGGAAAATTAGGTAAAATAAATCGATTGCATTAG
- a CDS encoding glycosyltransferase family 4 protein has protein sequence MRGAEIFACQLSNHLNNKHEVLVVTIFKGDAKLPFNGNIQHLNRPLGKRFFDLEGWKEFNTIIKKFQPDIIQANAADTLKFAVSSKIVYSWKVPIVFRNANKMGDFINSKIKFYLNKFYLKKISYVISVSKECQKDFEKTFKWPSNNITTVEIGVEEKTYGEIPSDLDFIYKKGRVLCHIGGFAPEKNHLGLLNIFGKVKAQFPDLQLLLIGKGRLEDEVREEVKNLKLDDCVHFLGYRNDVLEILSSSQIFVLPSLIEGLPAVILESMYCETPVVAYNVGGIREVVISGETGWLVTKNDEEGFVESLLEILTNQSKIKKRVSQAKLMVSKNFMNKVIADKFLDCYKYVSKQT, from the coding sequence TTGAGAGGGGCTGAAATTTTCGCTTGTCAACTTTCTAATCATTTAAACAACAAGCATGAGGTTTTAGTGGTGACAATCTTTAAAGGAGATGCTAAGCTTCCATTTAATGGTAATATTCAACATTTGAATAGACCTTTAGGCAAACGTTTTTTCGACTTGGAAGGTTGGAAAGAATTTAATACAATAATAAAAAAATTCCAACCCGATATAATTCAAGCCAATGCTGCAGATACTCTAAAATTTGCAGTAAGTTCTAAGATCGTCTATTCCTGGAAGGTCCCCATAGTTTTTCGGAATGCCAATAAAATGGGGGACTTTATAAATTCTAAAATTAAGTTTTATTTAAATAAGTTTTACCTTAAGAAAATTTCGTATGTCATTTCTGTTAGTAAAGAGTGTCAAAAAGATTTCGAAAAAACTTTTAAGTGGCCATCAAATAATATTACTACTGTTGAAATAGGTGTAGAAGAGAAAACTTATGGTGAGATACCTTCAGATTTGGATTTTATTTATAAAAAAGGTAGAGTACTGTGCCATATTGGTGGTTTTGCACCTGAAAAGAACCATCTTGGTTTATTAAATATTTTCGGGAAGGTTAAAGCCCAATTTCCTGACTTACAATTATTATTAATTGGGAAAGGTAGATTGGAAGATGAGGTGCGGGAGGAAGTTAAGAATCTAAAACTGGATGATTGTGTTCACTTTTTAGGTTATAGGAATGATGTGCTGGAAATTTTATCTTCTTCCCAAATATTTGTCTTACCAAGTCTTATTGAAGGTCTTCCGGCAGTTATTCTTGAATCGATGTATTGTGAGACTCCGGTGGTTGCTTATAATGTAGGGGGTATTAGGGAGGTTGTTATCTCTGGTGAAACCGGATGGCTTGTAACAAAGAATGACGAGGAAGGCTTTGTAGAATCTTTATTGGAAATATTAACCAACCAGTCAAAAATTAAAAAGCGTGTATCTCAGGCTAAGTTAATGGTTTCTAAGAATTTTATGAATAAGGTAATAGCAGATAAATTTTTGGATTGTTATAAATACGTTTCGAAGCAAACTTAA
- a CDS encoding glycosyltransferase family 4 protein, with amino-acid sequence MNKRTAIFIVPRASTEWKGNEAGWITASGWAAAGEELWDNAVVTTTDGVFKPSESRLFPISEGNKSISPNSLKQNIRKLIPEFFITAYKDWRLKNSKPAKWPIEDQENNAEVVLVWERHDLFSGPGRRLANKHKVPLVTSVEALAVWEAEKWGVKRPFWGKWLEDKFEVKALNESDLICCVSEELKDKVVSLGVSPKKVIVTPNRVDSSLFNPYVNGTNITKEYKLTGKKVIGWIGSFRDFHGIDHIVEAFNLIEKEHPEAILMLIGDGNQMREIQDLIQLRKLENKVILTGKQKFTEIPQFVSIFDIALVSARTAEGFHYSPLKLREYKATGKAVIAPRAGELPKLFRDGEDLLLYDTGNIKDLAKQMEKLLMDADLKTKLEENSKEWFEKEGAWIHELKRVCDILKIQH; translated from the coding sequence ATGAATAAGCGAACCGCCATTTTTATTGTTCCCAGGGCAAGTACGGAATGGAAAGGAAATGAGGCAGGATGGATCACGGCCTCGGGGTGGGCAGCTGCTGGAGAAGAATTGTGGGATAATGCTGTGGTCACAACTACCGATGGGGTTTTTAAACCTAGTGAATCCAGATTATTTCCTATTTCCGAGGGTAATAAATCTATTTCACCAAATTCTTTAAAACAGAATATTAGAAAGTTAATTCCAGAATTTTTTATAACAGCTTATAAAGATTGGAGGCTTAAAAATTCTAAACCTGCTAAATGGCCTATAGAAGACCAGGAGAATAATGCAGAGGTAGTATTGGTATGGGAAAGACATGATCTCTTTTCAGGTCCGGGTAGAAGGTTAGCTAATAAACACAAGGTTCCCTTGGTGACATCTGTAGAAGCATTGGCAGTATGGGAAGCAGAGAAATGGGGTGTTAAAAGACCATTTTGGGGTAAATGGTTAGAAGACAAATTTGAAGTTAAGGCTTTAAATGAATCTGATTTGATTTGCTGTGTTTCTGAAGAGTTGAAGGACAAGGTGGTTTCTTTAGGAGTAAGTCCTAAGAAGGTTATTGTTACGCCCAACAGAGTTGATTCTAGTTTATTTAATCCATATGTCAATGGTACCAATATTACTAAAGAATATAAACTTACCGGAAAAAAAGTAATTGGATGGATTGGAAGTTTTCGCGATTTTCATGGAATAGACCACATTGTTGAAGCCTTTAATTTAATTGAAAAAGAACATCCGGAAGCAATTTTAATGTTAATAGGGGATGGCAATCAGATGAGAGAAATACAGGATCTTATTCAATTAAGAAAATTAGAAAATAAGGTGATTTTAACCGGAAAGCAAAAATTCACAGAAATCCCTCAATTTGTTAGCATTTTTGATATAGCGCTTGTAAGTGCAAGGACAGCGGAAGGTTTTCATTATTCGCCGTTAAAGTTACGAGAGTATAAAGCTACAGGAAAAGCGGTAATTGCTCCTCGTGCTGGAGAATTACCTAAATTATTTCGAGATGGAGAGGATCTTTTGTTATATGATACCGGAAATATAAAAGATTTGGCTAAGCAGATGGAGAAACTTTTAATGGATGCCGATCTAAAAACTAAACTAGAAGAGAATTCTAAAGAATGGTTTGAAAAAGAGGGTGCCTGGATTCATGAATTAAAAAGAGTATGTGATATACTTAAAATTCAACACTAA
- a CDS encoding glycosyltransferase family 29 protein, which yields MRKIFNSINALTLMLGTTRVFHPAKILKNKRVAVVGPADSAYKENLGDYINGFDYIIRINKAPYSLTSEKQKFVGKRTDILFHSFYENTTSGGGPIDFNLYQEQEVKFVVNPNNNFNGLRAHFNYYKRNLRNQRVYILPRKLYKTLIKEFGKWTPTVGYSALFSALYSGCSEVYITGFTFFKTPYADNYRDHFKDMEVNKNWIEEQQIHNPDLELLQFIKESEFIKTKTSTKVILDKDLENIVENYRKFLKKDEHE from the coding sequence AGGGTATTTCATCCCGCAAAAATTTTAAAAAATAAAAGGGTAGCGGTTGTAGGTCCGGCGGATTCTGCTTATAAAGAAAATTTAGGTGATTATATAAATGGTTTTGATTATATAATTAGAATTAACAAAGCACCCTACTCCTTAACTTCTGAAAAGCAAAAATTTGTAGGGAAACGAACGGATATTCTTTTTCACTCGTTCTATGAGAATACCACAAGTGGAGGTGGTCCTATCGATTTCAATCTTTATCAAGAACAGGAAGTCAAATTTGTCGTAAATCCCAATAATAATTTTAATGGGCTAAGAGCACATTTTAATTATTATAAAAGGAATTTAAGAAATCAACGAGTTTACATTTTGCCTCGAAAGTTATATAAAACTTTAATAAAAGAATTCGGAAAATGGACTCCTACTGTTGGTTATTCAGCATTATTTTCAGCATTATATTCGGGGTGTAGTGAGGTTTATATTACTGGTTTTACCTTTTTTAAAACACCATATGCCGATAACTATAGGGATCACTTTAAGGACATGGAGGTAAATAAGAATTGGATTGAAGAACAACAGATTCACAATCCAGATTTGGAGCTTTTACAGTTTATAAAAGAAAGCGAATTCATTAAAACAAAAACCTCTACAAAAGTTATCCTGGATAAGGATTTGGAAAATATTGTGGAGAATTACAGAAAATTTTTAAAAAAAGATGAGCATGAATAA